A window of Saccharomyces paradoxus chromosome XIII, complete sequence contains these coding sequences:
- the DLT1 gene encoding Dlt1p (similar to YMR126C), whose translation MSGLAKLKSWLYKASLFVSLILLIGFSVVLPIDSIAQASKSENNAFNTFIVVGALVVFGVFCIFIIIGRMLFHKSCLKDIPRRYIPITPADLPHRSSREAVLQNMERSKELTILLKKPKDPVIHDGLEPPRRCDYPSNEKLFPEYLNYADCIKSLTDRLKYHGLFLNNLDVRMKLEDTFADVVNSQFVNHNANKIQLEKAKEFIDLYETIRFSGKDVTRDQFIKFVKFCLYFGEVSLTRDTSFANLHNFKLNGSSNNVGTTESGYSINPFDENEYAQDDMHYFPEPPTHLVRESSLSTVARHVSSGVDLTNSEEHPLETDSDYNPLRVKISEADSYRSVIRH comes from the coding sequence ATGTCCGGATTAGCAAAACTCAAGTCGTGGTTATATAAAGCTTCCCTCTTCGTTTCCTTGATACTTTTGATTGGGTTTTCAGTAGTATTACCCATAGATTCCATTGCACAAGCTTCTAAATCAGAAAACAATGCTTTTAATACGTTCATTGTTGTTGGCGCTTTAGTTGTTTTTGGAGTTTTTTGtatcttcattattatcgGAAGAATGCTATTTCATAAGAGTTGTTTAAAAGATATACCAAGAAGATATATTCCAATCACACCAGCCGATCTCCCGCATCGTTCCAGTCGAGAAGCAGTGCTGCAAAATATGGAAAGGTCGAAGGAGTTAACAATTCTTCTTAAGAAACCAAAGGACCCTGTTATTCATGACGGACTGGAACCTCCAAGGAGATGTGACTACCCATCAAATGAAAAGTTATTTCCAGAATACCTAAACTATGCTGATTGTATAAAGAGTTTAACGGATAGACTGAAATACCATGGGCTATTTCTGAACAATTTAGATGTTAGAATGAAATTAGAGGATACCTTTGCTGATGTGGTGAACTCTCAATTCGTTAATCACAATGCCAATAAAATTCAACTAGAGAAAGCTAAAGAGTTTATTGATTTATATGAAACAATTAGATTTTCTGGCAAAGATGTCACGAGAGACCAATTCATAAAGTTTGTTAAATTTTGTCTCTATTTTGGTGAAGTGTCATTAACAAGAGACACTTCGTTTGCAAATTTACATAATTTCAAATTAAACGGCAGTTCAAATAATGTTGGAACAACTGAATCAGGATATTCGATAAATccatttgatgaaaatgaatacgCACAAGATGATATGCATTACTTTCCCGAACCGCCTACACATTTGGTTAGAGAAAGTAGCCTAAGTACCGTGGCAAGGCATGTTTCATCAGGTGTAGACCTGACTAATTCTGAAGAACATCCTTTGGAGACGGATTCCGATTATAACCCACTCCGTGTCAAAATTTCCGAAGCGGATAGTTATAGAAGTGTAATTCGTCATTAA